Below is a genomic region from Raphanus sativus cultivar WK10039 chromosome 4, ASM80110v3, whole genome shotgun sequence.
agatataaaacagtttatctatatctatactattatttacgaatttatattaataatattaattctttttaaataagataattcatatatattttgttattatcttaaaataatcgTTTctattattaaagtaaaaattaagatatacaaaatttataattaaatatcaattaaaactaaaacatttgtataaaaatatttattatataattaataacgaatttatattaataatattaattatttttatataaaagaaattcatatatattgtgtttttattttaaaataatattttctattattaaagtaaaaaatcaagatataaaaaaattataattaaatattaatcaaacaaaaacatttgtattaaaatattttcaaatatatttctaatatgttagtgttttcaaaattttaattttaatacaataataagcatatacattttaatgataattttttcatatataaataattaaacatatttaaaatctttgaaaatataagtaataaatttgtgttgttatcttaaagtaattatttctacaataaattttaaaaataagatttaaacagtctatctatatatatacagttatttgtttatttattatatacttaaaaccgaatttatattaataatattaaataataatataaataataaattgtcAGGATggtttttgaattaataaaacataaactaataaaatattcgGAAGAAAGTTATGCCCGCATATGTGGGCAACACACctagttttataaatttgataaatcCTTGCACCTGAAAACTTCTGTGGTAAATACATGATAATAAAAAATCTCTAAATTCACATGTATAAAGTCCTGTGCTATCTCTGAATGTAACCTAGCAGTTATATACTAGGtataaatttacttattttcaAGAACTTAATCCATTCATATGTCATCAGATTTCAAGATAAACCTATAAGTTCCTTTATAACAATAGTCCAAAGATTTTggtatttctattttttttctattttcagttacaaaaaaaaaaaaaagattttggtAAAAGAGTTTAGTATTGTTGACTGAAATTTTGAATCGAAACAAATAACGATGACGCAATGGTAGCATTTGTTTGTAGCTATAGTTGGCGAAGATATTTTCCGCGGCCGAATAATTAAACTTGTCATTGGCTCCTACCTTAGTTTTTAAATCTTACTGCACAATTAGTGACTAATATTGTATGCATCTATAGAACAAAGTTTATACGTCGGCTGCAAAGGGACAAGCAAGATATGCGTCAATTTCGTCATGATGTTTTGGATCCTTGTTTTTGATGATAAGGAATTGGAACTGTAACGACGTTGATTGATTTGCTAATGCTCTAAACACGATTAGTTTATTTACACGTACACAAATCCTGTGATTTTGTTTGATCCAGCTGGCTTATTTCACTAATATCCTTTTAACCATTATGTCACTAATGTCATTTCATTGCTTGTTTTGAAACTTTAATACATGGGCCTTATTTTGATATTTCATTTCTTGTTGAAATATCACTGGGCCTGGGTCTTGGATACGTTAATAGTTTTCTTCAGATTTGATTGTTGGATGACGTTTCGgttaaagaatttttttgaaGAAGTCTATCTTTCATTCTTTCAAGTTGTCCATTGTCTTAAATCCTTCCTTTTTGAAGAACTGTCTTAGCTCGTTTGACAAGAAATTGATTGTAAAAACAGTTTActcttttcaatttttatcatatatccATCAAATATAACATTTGAACTTGGTGTtgtttttttagcaaaaaaaaaacttggtgttgtttttcttttcttgaaattTCTAGAGGCTATGAGTCCGAAAGTCTGTACACCCTGTCCAAGTTGCTCAGTTAGAGCACCCTTATCGCAGGGTTCTTAAGCAGTTTTTAGGGTAATtactaattaaaagaaaaagaaaaataggtATTAAAGCAAGGAACGTATACGAAAGAAGAAACGTGTATGCGAAAGAAGAAACGTCTTCTGTTGGACACGTGTTGGTAGGAGAGAAAAAACACGTTGAGAGGAAAAAAGGTCGAAGTTGACGAAGAAACTCGGTGGTCTCCTCGGTGCTCTCCTCCTCGACGAAGAATCTCGGCGGTGGCTCTCTTCGGCGAGAAATCTGGGTTAGCTCCCGTTGACGAAGATTCTCGGTTGCTCTCCTCTCCTCAACTCAGAAAATCGTCGGTGAGTCTTCTCGATGAAGACAATCGTCGGTTTCCGCTCCTTCTTAATCGAAAGGTAATTCTGAGTTTTTAGTTCCCCAACAACATTGATctgttatttaattttgttcttATAATTCTGAGTTTTTGTTCTTATGCGTTTCTGATAATTCTGAGTTCAGATGCGTTTCTGAGTTTTTGTTCTTATGCTATCACTTCATGTTCTTATTGGTTTAGTAGATTCTCGTTAGGTGGCTTGGTGTCATGATCTAGATTCTTGAGATGGCTTGAATCGTTTATGTGTTTGTGTTTCTTGTTCTGCTTATGTAATGGGCATGATGATCTGCCTGATGATCCTGAGGAAGGTGAAGCGTTTAGtgtagtattttttttgttggtgtTGTTTTCTCTCTGTATGATTTAGGAAACATGGCCACACTTTATAAGTGGAAGATCGTGTAGAATTGTTTGATGGTTCATTGGTCTTTGATTCTCTATAAAGTTTTGAGCTTTACTTgtcttgtcttcttttttttcttactgctttcaaactgatgatgatgatgatttttgtttctttataaaGAATGTAAGATTTACATATACATGATCGTATGAAATTGTTTGATGGCTAATTGCTCTTtgtttctttataaaataaaataaaatctgagTTTTGGTTTTGATTAGCATTGCAGTTTGGGTTTCAATCTTTTCAATCATTTGTTAATACAGAGGCAACCACCTAAATGGTCAGATTAAATCCAAATACTATCATCTTCCTCAATGAAagtgtttaaaatttttttaagaacCCATAATCAAGAGACTTGCAATAAACCACCTAAATGTTCAAATGTTTTTCTAAGTCTCTTAATTCACTTTAACACTTTGAAAACTATTAAAGAATAATTAAGAGACCCTTTAAAGGGTTTagggataatgatgctcttagttcttcttttctttacttTCCTTGGACCTAATAAAGCTTATGAGCcattttgttttcagttttattttccaTCTTAATAAGCTCTTTTCAACCATGGATGATGATAATCTTGCTTTGAAATTGCTTTCAGAAAGCTACATTTTAAGAGACTTATAGTGCTTTGCTGTAAACGGAGAAACTGAAGGAGATAATGAGAGTAAGGGCTGAAACACGTGGTCGATGGGTTTAGTGTGGCTAAACCAAAACGCTTAAACTCTAGTCGGGCTTTTAAAACCCATCGCTTCTCTTATAAAATCTCGAAAGAAATAATGACTGACAATCAACAAGCAAAACTAAAAAGTCTCGTACATAATAGAATGCTGTACCTCAAAGTTTAGGCATAAAAGCTTTGCACTTCTCCTCAAAGTGATCCGTGAGTAACACTTAAAGACAAAGAGGATATTTTGcagaagaaacaaaatgttaaagaaaatttaaacGGTTTCAAGTTTCAACTGAAGCAAATAGATGAAATGGCTCATCGAGTCTTACATTGTTCGATTGTTTAGGTCTCTGCCAGCTTTATCAGCCAAAGACCCTCCGAAATTATCCTTTGTATGATCTTCCCCATTGTCACATGCTGTTTTAGAATCAtcatgaaagactgaaaaatgATTTGAGGCAACAGAGTAGAAAGATACAGTACTACGTGAATCAAGAAGTTCAAACGAACCTGTATCACCCTTatcttgaaaaatatatagatttcgGGGGATTGATGGctcattaattattaattacaaCCATCAATATTCAATCAAACCCGTATATCCCTTATCTTGAAAAACATCTTGCATTATTCGTTTGTATGGacacttttttttaatcatttcctgattatatcaatatataaatttatcatgGAATAATTCCATGCAACCACATCGAACCAATAATGACAACGAGATCTATTATCTGATTTTATGATTGATTGATGGATAAAGACTACTCTTTCCAAAAAAAGCGGCCGATGCACAAGGTCCACTCGTTCCGAAATCATCCTGCTCTAACTTTTGTCCGGTATCTCGCAAATTGCGTATAAGTACAAATGTATAGGAGATTATCTCCTCCAGGATTGTATCTAATCtgttaaaatttttgaatatacAAATCAGATAACTTCTTCATATAAAATCAGAACCGTATTCAAAATGGTTCCGAATATCCtactttttcaaaattcaaaaatgcTTAAAATAAGATTCAGAATGCAGTTACCCTAAAACTTATAGTTCATGTATGTATGATTTCTTCTATATAGTCCCAATAACTATATCAACCGGCTCATATGTGTTATTTATTATAAGTCTACAACTGGATTTCCCATAAACTGCATTTGTAATATCGAAACAGGCtcaaatgtaaaaaatgtaGCTAGGGCCGGAAGCTTATGTAAGTTACAACGTCATCTCAATGACAAAAGTTGCATAAATACGTACGTTGCCACCGTCTGCTGCCTGTAACACAACTACCCCccacaacaaaagaaaaataaaaattcctCTCTCGtctccttctcctcttcctATCTTTCTACAATCTTCAGCAGGACTTGAAGGTGATTAATCTTACCGAACTCAGTCTTTCTATCTATACTATGTAGATGTTTCAAATATAGTAGAATAAACTCTTAATtctcttatatttttatgtgttcgAATGAGTAAGGAAACTTCATAACTAATCTAGTGTTGCCATACGGAAATAGCTCTGGTGCTTTTAAGTATTTTCGATTCACTTAACATGCCATTTATATTTGGCTAAATGTATAAACTATGCCTTTTTGTGTAGTAAGCAAGATGAGTATGTTGTATATAATCGTTGCAATCGTCGTCTTTGCATCTATACTCGTTGCAAGCAACACTAGAAAGACAAAGAGAAACCTACCTCCTGGACCACCAAGACTTCCTATAATTGGCAACTTGCATCAACTGGGATCCAAACCTCACCGTTCGATGCTCAAGTTATCTGAAGAATATGGATCGCTAATGTCCCTCAGGTTCGGAAATGTGTCTACCGTTGTGGCATCAAGTCCGGAGACGGTGAAGGATGTCTTGAAAACGTTCGACGCAGATTGTTGTTCCCGACCATATTTGACGTACGCTGCAAGGCTTTCATATAATTTAAACGATCTAGCTTTTTCTCCATATAGCCAATATTGGAGGGAAGTACGGAAGATGACGGTTGTTGAACTCTACACCGCGAAAAGGGTAAAGTCGTTTGGACATATCAGAAGAGAAGAAGTTGCTTCCTTCGTTGACTACATTAATCAATCTGCTTTACTGGCCAACCCGGTCAACTTGAACAATAAGTTAATGAAATTGTCTGGAAGTGTGATTTGTAGAGTCGGGTTTGGGATGAATCTTAAAGGGAGCAAACTTGAGAATACTTATGAGGAAGTCATTCAAGGAATCATGGAGGTGTTGGGCAGTTTTGCTGCAGCAGATTACTTCCCGGTCATTGGTAGGTTTATCGATAGGATCACAGGGTTACATAGCAAATGTGAGAAGGTTTTCAAAGCAATGGATGCTTTTTTTGACCAATCTATAAAGCATCACCTAGAAGATGAGAGCCTTAAAGATGATATCATTGCTTTGCTCCTCAAAATGGAGAGGGGAGAGACTTCACTTGGAGAGTTTCAACTTACACGAAACCACACCAAAGGAGTTCTTCTAGTAAGTAATTTTGAAACTTCTCAACCAATAATTTCATTCTTCACATGTTGCATGAGGTTTAAATCTTGTCTTATTGATTATTTCAGAATGTTCTTATTGCTGGAATAGACACCTCTGCCCATACGATAACATGGGTGATGACGCATTTGATTACAAATCCAAGAGTTCTGAAGAAAGTGCAAGCTGAGGTGAGAGAAGTGATAAAAAACAAAGACGATATCACAGAAGAAGATATCGAAAGACTCGGGTATCTTAAAATGGTGATTAAAGAAACACTTAGGATAAACCCACTTGTGCCAATTCTTATTCCAAGAGAAGCGTCAAAAGATTTAAAGATTGGAGGTTACGACATTCCAAAGAAGACATGGATCCATGTCAATGTATGGGCTGTTCATAGGAATCCAAACGTTTGGAAAGATCCAGAAGTTTTCATCCCCGAGAGGTTCATGGACAATGGGATCAACTATAAAGGTCTAGACTTTGAGTTGTTGCCATTTGGTAGTGGAAGGAGGATGTGTCCTGGTATAGGTATGGGTATGGCTTTAGTGCACTTAACTCTTATCAATCTTCTTTACCGTTTCGATTGGAAGCTTCCAGATGGAATGGATACAAAAGATGTTGATCTTGAAGAATCATATGGACTCGTCTGTCCTAAGAAAGTTCCACTTCAACTTATCCCGATTCTTACTCAATGGACTTGACTTCCATTTTTAATTTCCATAGTTCAAAAATGTAACCTTTGGAAGTGTTTTAAAGGTCTTACCAATATCAGTTATCATTAAGGAAACTGTTTGATGAATCCATCttttatcgattttttttttgaatgaatgctaaatttttatcacattttctcTGTAATCATAACTTTTTGTCGTGTTTATTTTGGTGTATGTATGAAAATTGATGTTTTATTACCTAGAACAAATTTTATACGTCTTACAATCACTCTAAAAAAAGATCTAGTTGTGTTACTTGACCATATACGTCCGTAAGTAGTTCAAAAAGGAACAATCTAGTTGTGTATGGAATCATTCATTAGTTGTGTTACTTGACCAATGACCATATAAGTTAGCAATAGTATACTAGAAATATAccttttgaatatatttttattttttgaaagttatTAGTATTAAGTTTTGCGAATtaacaataatatattttgataaaaaatttcaaacattacagtataaatttatatttaaaaactttttgtctttttaaattatttattagatttGTTTTTCACACAACtcttcattatttttaaatataaatactttatataattttggttcaattttcataatttttttagttacccgaataattacaaaattgcaaaacattttataattttttttaattttctgtttttatatattttattattaatgtttttttatttggtaattttttatataatgctataaaacatttgaattttgtttactttaaattaaaatataaatgataatattttatcttttataaattattttatttatatatcaattaaaataattaaattattaaattttgaacattaaaaattattaaattttatgaatctttttgtttaattgttaaaaattcTCGACGAACTTTGACAAACTATTTCTGTAGAAATATTTAATCAGGAATTTGTGAGGAATTTTCCCGACGAATTATTACAGACATAATGTATTAGTTGAAAATTTGTTGGAAAAAGTTCTGCAAAAAATTCacaacaaaaattttaaaattagtactTCAAACAAATTATGCAAAGAAATAAGATAAATTTGCTTTAAAATCCAATTACATTAGGTAAAACATTAGCTAAGTTTTACGAGTTTGGATCTGGATCATATTTTCTCATATGAAGGAGATCTAAACTCTAACAATTATGTCAAagatttttatccaaatattcagaAATTTTCGAATAAGTAGAAATTAGTTGATAGTGTATAGACTTCAAAAGATTTTAGAATGATGAATAAGTTTATGAGtcaataatttctttatttgatTTGGTAAATAGGAAGACGAAATGAGTCTGTTGTATGTCATTGTTGCATTCGTCCTCTTTGCATCTACTATACTCATTGCAAGAAAGGCGAAGAAGAAAACGACGTTGAATCTACCTCCTGGACCACCGAAACTTCCTATCATTGGCAACTTGCACCAATTAGGCTCGCAGCCTCACCGTTCGATAACCAAATTATCTGAAAAGTACGGACCTCTAATGTCCCTAAAGTTCGGGAAGGTATCTACCGTTGTGGCGTCAACTCCGGAGACGGTGAAGGATGTCTTAAAAACATTCCACGTAGAGTGCTGTTCCCGACCATACTTGACTTACCCTGCGAGAATTACGTACGGCTTAAACGATATTGCGTTTTCTCCCTACAACCAATATTAGAGGGAAGTACCGTTTGGTTTCTCTATCAATATAGTGCCGTGGATATGCTGGTTCTTATGGATCTCCAGAAACAAACTCATATTTGAGAAAAAACCTTCAACCGCGGCAGAGGTCATCACAAACTCAATCGTTACTACTAGGGAATGGGAGAGAGCTCAACCtctgaaaataaaatagacAGCGACTCAATCGATCTCCCGACAGCCTACTAGTCACCGATCACTCCCACCGAACACGATCTGTTGTAATACCGATGCAGCGTGGAGAATCGATTCAGGAAAAGCAGGACTGGCTTGGATATTCACCACCCTTTAAGGGCAAGAACTGAATCGGGGTTCTCTATTTCAAGATCATGTCTCTTTAGTTTGCATGGCGTAAGCTCTGGCGGTGAAAGACGAACTCCTCCACGCGATCGACCTCAACTACAATCACATCTGGTTAAAATCAGATTCTCAAGTGCTCATCGGAGCAATATCAACGAGACGCCATCCGACCAAGCTCTACGGAGTACTCTCGGACATCGCCTCGCTATCGTCTTCTTTGTCTTTTTGCCGTTTTTCTTTCATCAAAAGAGAGTTTAATGGATCTGCGGACTTACATGCTAAGGCCCGCTTACATTCTGACCCAGATCCAAGCTCTTCCTTTTATTGTAGCAACTGaaaccttttctttttaaatctaaatttgtgttcccaaaaaaaaaaaaaaaagagggaagTACGAAAAGTAGCGGTTGTTGAACTCTTCACCGGGAAAAGAGTACAGTCTTTTCGAAGTAGCCGCGAAGAAGAAGTTGCTTCCTTTGTTGACTACATAAATCAATCTGCTTTATCGGAGAATCTGGTTAACTTCAACCAGAAGTTAATGAAGTTGTCAGGAAGTGTGATTTGTAGAGTTGCGTTTGGGATAAATCTtaaaggaagcaaactcgagcATAGTTACGAGGAAGTCGTTCAAGGAACCATGGAGGTGTTGGGCAGTTTTGCTGCAGCAGATTACTTCCCGGTCATCGGTAGGTTTATCGATAGGATCACTGGGTTACATAGCAAATGCGAGAAGGTTTTCAAAGCAATGGATGCATTTTTTGATCAATCTATAAAGCATCACCTAGAAGATGAGAGCCTTAAAGATGATATCATTGCCTTGCTCCTCAAGATGGAACGTGAAGAGACTGGACTTGGAGAGTTTCAATTTACACGAAACCACACCAAAGGAATTCTTCTAGTAAGTAATTAATGGAAACTTctcaatcaatatatataacttGATTCTTTACATGTTGCATAACGTTTGAATCTTGTCTTATTCATTATTACAGGATATTCTTATTGGTGGAATAGATACTTCTGCCAATGCTGTGACGTGGGTGATGACGCATTTGATAGCAAACCCAAGAGTTATGAAGAAAATGCAAGCCGAGGTGCGAGAAGTGATCAAAAACAAAGACAATATCATAGAAGAAGATATTGAACAACTTGAATATCTCAAAATGGTGATTAAAGAAACATTTAGGATAAACCTACTTTTGCCACTTCTAATTCCAAGAGAGGCGTCAAAAGATTTAAAGATTGGGGGTTACGACATTCCAAAGAAGACATGGATCCAAGTCAACGTATGGGCTATTCACAGGAACCCAAACATTTTGGAAAGATCCTGAAGTTTTTATCCCGGAAAGGTTTATGGACAAAGAGATTGACTACAAAGGTATAAACTTTGAGTTGTTGCCGTTCGGTAGCGGAAGGAGGATGTGCCCTGGCATGGGTTTGGGTATGTCTTTGGTACACTTGACTCTTATCAATCTTCTTTACCGTTTTGATTGGAAGCTTCCGGAAGGAATGGAAGCAAAAGATGTCGATCTTGAAGAATCATATGGACTTGTCTCTCCTAAGAAAATTCCACTTGAACTCATTCCGGTCATTACCCAATGGACTTAAAACTTTTTCATTGTTCAACATGTAACATTTGAACGTATCTTGAAAGTGTTTTCAGTTTGAATAAGGAAAATGTTGGAGGAATCCATGTGTGTGGACATTTTCTCTTGTAATTATCAATGTTATTGTTTCAAACTATAGTCTTCTTTACCTTTTTTTGTCCGCCTTTCAAACTATAGTAATATTCTAAGTCTTGAATCTCTAAGAAATACTGTAATTTGCTTGCTTAAGTTACTGCCAATTtagattatttaatttaattacaatcaatttttgaattaatatatagctattgttatagaaataaaaacacaaattatgGTATTGAATTTTATTAGACAAAATAATTGTAGagataaaatgtatatatgtattaaattaataagtaaaaaaaaagaagacgtGGATTGTGAAAAAAAtcttaacataatttttttttttgaacaaaacatAGTCTTTAACATATCATATCACGGAAATATCAAGGAAAACCCAATAAGGCGAACTCGGATTCAAaccccaccggccacacggatatgagttattgctttcgactcatttgaatgcccataagaaggtctatccgtgggctgtacctccacccgggggttaggcttgtgtcatcattgacctgggtttaacccttttcagtttcaaaaaaaatgaattgTAAACAAATTAGCTACTAGCAATTGAAACTCTAAATTAGCTTTCACATTTATGTGTCGGCCATTTGTAAAACGTTTGGACCCACCAAGTTAGGTCGCAACTCGGATATGAAAAATATACAAGCTACAAAGTAGATCATCTTAAACTGTTTCCTTTTCTACATAAGTTTATAGCTGATGAACTGTGGAGACGTTGAATAGTATCTTAGATTTGTAGTCAGTTATAGAAATTAGGGAAATTGtgtaatatatgatatatccaaTCCACCATGCTGATAAAGAAATTAAGTGGAACACCAAAATTTA
It encodes:
- the LOC108830114 gene encoding cytochrome P450 71B11-like isoform X2, translating into MSMLYIIVAIVVFASILVASNTRKTKRNLPPGPPRLPIIGNLHQLGSKPHRSMLKLSEEYGSLMSLRFGNVSTVVASSPETVKDVLKTFDADCCSRPYLTYAARLSYNLNDLAFSPYSQYWREVRKMTVVELYTAKRVKSFGHIRREEVASFVDYINQSALLANPVNLNNKLMKLSGSVICRVGFGMNLKGSKLENTYEEVIQGIMEVLGSFAAADYFPVIGRFIDRITGLHSKCEKVFKAMDAFFDQSIKHHLEDESLKDDIIALLLKMERGETSLGEFQLTRNHTKGVLLNVLIAGIDTSAHTITWVMTHLITNPRVLKKVQAEVREVIKNKDDITEEDIERLGYLKMVIKETLRINPLVPILIPREASKDLKIGGYDIPKKTWIHVNVWAVHRNPNVWKDPEVFIPERFMDNGINYKGLDFELLPFGSGRRMCPGIGMGMALVHLTLINLLYRFDWKLPDGMDTKDVDLEESYGLVCPKKVPLQLIPILTQWT
- the LOC108830114 gene encoding cytochrome P450 71B11-like isoform X1, encoding MPFCVVSKMSMLYIIVAIVVFASILVASNTRKTKRNLPPGPPRLPIIGNLHQLGSKPHRSMLKLSEEYGSLMSLRFGNVSTVVASSPETVKDVLKTFDADCCSRPYLTYAARLSYNLNDLAFSPYSQYWREVRKMTVVELYTAKRVKSFGHIRREEVASFVDYINQSALLANPVNLNNKLMKLSGSVICRVGFGMNLKGSKLENTYEEVIQGIMEVLGSFAAADYFPVIGRFIDRITGLHSKCEKVFKAMDAFFDQSIKHHLEDESLKDDIIALLLKMERGETSLGEFQLTRNHTKGVLLNVLIAGIDTSAHTITWVMTHLITNPRVLKKVQAEVREVIKNKDDITEEDIERLGYLKMVIKETLRINPLVPILIPREASKDLKIGGYDIPKKTWIHVNVWAVHRNPNVWKDPEVFIPERFMDNGINYKGLDFELLPFGSGRRMCPGIGMGMALVHLTLINLLYRFDWKLPDGMDTKDVDLEESYGLVCPKKVPLQLIPILTQWT